tccgcatccgcagaccgaggagtctctctccactctctcttatagttacagcccttctgtatttattttgttttagactattctggagttagagcattaTGTAGTGATCCTtatcttgtgattcatgggttttcgagTTTTGGGAAAGTGTATTGGTTTTaggagttaatattgtgtatgccgagcggcacttttaaacgttgttaTATCACTTtgtttctgttttaaattgttttcttccgcaaattagtttatcttccgcatttttggcttacctagtcatagagactaggtgccatcacgatagttcacggagggcgaaccggggtcgtgacaaactaCTTACCAGTAAGGGGCTTACGTCCATATTTCTCATAGAAGGACGACCATTCGCGAACTCCCGTCGTATGAGAAAGAATGGGGTTCACCCATTCGCGGATATCGTCAACAGGTGCAGGAGGTAATCTCGCGGCTGCAAAAGTAAAAACAGTTCAACACCGCCCAAAGAAAAGCGGTCGACTATCATTCCAACCAAAGATACAAAACCTTACGTGCGAAGTTCCATCTCTCAGGGAATCCTGCAGGATCAGCCACAAGGTGCTCGGTCCGCACATAAAAATAGTTTTCATAAAAGCGATGGTTGACcctatcgtccatcttcaccaccagactcttcgTCCCTCGATGGCGCATATGGATCATCGTGCCTCAGATAAGTTGAGGGGCAAAGATATTGAGCATGTGTCTCAGAGTAATCTCCCGACCAGCAAGCTTCGCGAACTTGAGCAGCATAAGGAACAATTTATACAAGTACGGTGAAAGTTGAGTCGGGCACACCTCATAAAAATGGCAGAAATCTACCACCAAGAGGGGGAGAGGAAGCGTATACCCGACAATAAAGGGATAGGCGTAGAACGCACAATATCCTGGGCGATCGAAATGTATGATATCGTCTCCCACCGCCGGCAGCATTTCAACGTGGTGAGGGATCCCCTATTTGGCCTTTATCTCCGCAATCCCCGCCTCAGTCATAAAAAAGGGAGCAGGTTCCAGCTCTTCTCCGGCAGGACTGTGGAAATCGTTCAACGGTTTTTCAGGGCGAGGAAATATTTTGGCCGCCGTCGGAACCCCCTCATCCTCTATCACTTCCACTCCTTCGGGAGCAGGAACATCACTTTCTGACACCGGAATTGCAGCAGGATTGTCAGCGTGGGAAGAACTACCAGCCATTTATATCGATTTAATAGAACAAAGGGCTTAAGAAAAAATAAGAGATTGGGACGAAAATTTCCGGCTAACCGAAGAGAATCGAAAATTTGAAAGTATCGGAAAAGAGGAAGATCTACAAAACTCTTTCAACAAAGGCAAGAAAGTGTGCCAATCGAATGATGTTTTTTTTCTATTTATAGGGACATAAATTCCCCAAGCGGGAAACCCAAGAGTCGTCGATCGAAACTGATAAGGGCATGAAACGGTTCAATCCCCAAgaaacgtgtgtcataatggcagTAGCCACGAACGACGTTTCAAATCGAACAACGCTTCGATTTCGAACGGTCACGACGGTCCAAAGGCATCGTTATATCGTCGTCCCATTGTCTCGATCTAAAAACTACGCCCAAGGCACGAACAGTCAGATTTCTCCTAAGTGTTCAAAATCATGATCCGCCCGTGGGCCCACCAATAGACGACCCCGacggacggagggactaactgtataggtcaaaatctgaccacagtAGCCAACTCAGTTGGGATCCCGCCTAAGTGGCGGGATAGCGAGAGACATCACGACCTACTTCGGTCTAAGCACCTACAATGTACATTAAGTTAAAAACAATATTCAAGTAACGACAAAAAAGGTCACAGCGTTAAGGCACATCGGTCAAAAAAGACAGCAAGGGTCCCAGAACtatatataggaggggaactctcAAAGAAGGggagtttttttttctctttttgctttctcCTTCAATTTCTTTCTAGAAAGGATGCAAAATTGATCATCCTCTCTGTCTcatgaaagaagaaatgacaaataGCAATAAAAATTGatcactcttattttattttactcaTTATTTTCCAATTCATTTTCAGATCTGAGATTTATTATGTTTGACTATTATTGACCTACTCATTAGCATTAATTGTTTAAATCAAAAAGGTTTGGATATCTTTTGATCAAACAGAAACGATACAcgacaaccatccaaacaagttctTAGTGTATTAAGTTGTTATACTTTCCCCCATTTTCCCCTGTAATTTTGTGTAAAAAATGAAACTCCTACTCAACTTTAGACGATATACATTCTCTCCAACTTCAACTTTAGACAATTACAATCTCAACTGCACTTTTAAATGCCTGAATTAATCTATAGATGATAACCCttatcttcttttattttatttttcaaagaaatatcatgacattttttatatttttttaatcaatGTTGTGGACATACATATAAGACAAATCAAACTCTTCTTCTGAaggtgaaaagaaagtgaaaaaataataatgaaaagTATAAAGTTAATAACGttgaataaagaaagaaagagcaTAACAACAAATTTCAAGATAAAATAGCTTTCTATTAGTAATTTCATAAATAACAGTTAAAATGGAAAATTATATACACATCTGATAATAAAAGCGAGTGAGAACTTTTTAAATTATATATTCAATGCACATAATgcaaaaattaattattaaacTATAGAAAGATTTTATAATACATTCTTAAAAGGATTCTTTTTTTATACTTAtaataataaattttaaataattattcaTAAAATTTCATCAGCGGCAACCAAAACTCAAAATCTATATATAATACAACTAAGATATAAGAAAGATTGCAACTTAGATATATTTTTGGTGTACACAATATTGTTATTACATATACAGAAAAAAAATGCAGGTATACTTTATAACGTATTCTACTATTCTTGAAAGAATACTCTACTTATACATTGTACGAACTTAAAACTTAAATTATAGGAAACACCTAAGTTTAAAAGATAAAGTATCATACATAATACAAAAACATATTACATAGAAGGGAGATAAAAACGTCGAGCAAAATAAATATCGCACAAGACAGAAAGGAAAAAATGTATCCAGTACAAAGTTTGAAGGAGAACTCGATTCCAAAGGAATGTTAAagggaattttttttcttttttattttctaaaacatcaaatattttaaaacaaatacatTTCCCCAATAAAATTATTCTCTCTATCCAATGTATATAGACTCGAAATTTTAAAAAGTTGTTAAAACTTTAGAAATTTGTGACCTAAAACAAATCATAAATATATATGTGGCTATAAACCATCTCAATAAGAATTAAACAAAAATGTTTGAAATTAATTTGTTTCTGGATATGAAAATATGATATTCTTTTGGCGAAAAAGAAAATTGAGACAGTATAATATCTGACCGAAAGGAGTAATATTGTTTAAATATCTAGGATGCATGAGAAGTAAAAGGACTAGCAACACTAAGAGAAACTTAAGACACTTCCCCTCAGGTTAGGAGATTGATAGGAACAAAAAGAAATGGAGAAGACTCTTATCTTTCCCTTTCCTTCCTTTTCTTGGAAACCATCAACCCTTCAAAGCCTCAGAAGCAAGTCCTAGAACTTCATCAAACAATATAGTACAGGCTCTCATTACTTAAGATCAAATGCAAAAGAATCAACTATCAAACTAAAACTACCTAGAAAAGACATAAGATACTTATATATTGGAACTCCAACCGCTGCCAAAGGCTGGATAAAACtcgaagaggaaaaagaagaatgAGCAATAACAGAATAATCCAGTGACTATTTAGGACTTTTTTCTCTTTGCAAACTTCACCCATCAGATCCAAGAACTTCTACTGCCAACTAAATATACCGAAATAATTCCTTGATAGCGTAGTATTTATGTATCAGATTATCCAGAATTAAAGTTTGCTCAAGACAAACTCAGTTGCTCTGCAAAGTGAGCAGCAGGACTTGCAAGACTAAAAGGGTTACAACACTAAAGACAAAACTGGGGAACAACAATGACTCAGAACTACCAAGCAGATTAACGGTAGCGGCGGAGAGAGATAGTCTGGTTCCTCTTCCAGGTTGCTCTTCTTGAAGGACGTGCTTTGTGGTGCAAGTGTCCTTTTCCTCGGAGACCCCTGTATTTCTTACCAGCTGAAGTGAGACCACGAAGTTCTCTGTGCTTATGCACTGGGTTGCATATCCAGTTAATCCTTGGATCATTACGGATGGCAGCATGGGCTTGGTCAACCAGTATCACCTCAAAGTACTTGTAGGTAGAATCCTACATTCAACAACATTGCAATTCAGATTTCGTAAGTTTTTTGAACCAAATATGGAGAAAAGAAAGGATTCAATGGAGACCAGAGCATATCAATATTATAGTAATATCACCTATTCGAGCAAACAAATATAAAATATCAATGTAGTCAAAACCAAACTTCAAGCAAACAAATAATTTAAACAACTTAAAATTAGCAACTAATGGTGATTCAGAATACGTAGTTCCTTGTCTGAAGCAAAATAAGGATGCATTAATTTCAAGAAAGGAGAATCAACCAACTGACCTCATTAATCCAGTATGAATTGAGAACCTTAAGGCCGCCCAACTTCCTACCAGCACGCTCCTCAGCAACAGAGCGCTTGCTGCGCTGGAACTTCAATTGGGTAACACCTTGGTTGGTGGGCTTACCATACACAATACCTTTGGGAACAGGCCTCTTCCTTCCACCACGTTTCACACGAACACGGTAGACCACATAGCCCTATTATATAAAGATGACAAAGGTCATAAGTTAGAACAACCAAACGGAAATCAAGCAAGAAAACATAAAACTTCTCCATAATGCTGTTATTTGGCAAACAATAACTGACCACGTGCAGGCCCTTATTAGAAAGATAACTTGTTAGAGCTTGTTTTCATTCCCTGGCACGGAAACTACATATAAATCATGAAAGAATAACCTAATAAGGGAATCCTGGATTTCTCCCCAACCTAGCAACAAGCAGATATAACAGTCAAAGCTATACAATTAGTCTTTGAGTTGTCCCCCTTTTATTGGTGTGACAAGTGACTTGTCTTTAGACTTATTTATTTCACCCAAAAATTTCTCATGGCGTCTAATGATGAAAGAATAAGGGAATTCTACGGCCTTCGACAAAGAAACCTATACAAACCAGCACATCCGTGTCCTGGATTTACACCCAACTAGAGCAACAACAAGAGATACAATAGTTAACACGATATAACTAGTCTATaatctctttatttatttatttattttcacaagTGAATAGTAAGTAATCTCACTTTTTGAGTTTGTATAGATAAATTTGGAACAAGAATGTCCCCTGCTTAAGGACAGCATGCACAAATTGAGAAACGATCCAAATTTAAGAAAACAGTTAAAAAAGAGGAGTGATTACTCTTATTGATTCAATCATCAATTGTCCTGTCGCTAGAAGCACCAACCTAAATGGCTTCATACAGATTAGACACACTACTAAAAAGAACAAATCCTATAAGAATTGGCATAGATCAAAATTCAGtaattaagaacacaacaaaCAAACAGTTACCTGCTTGGCTTTGTAGCCCAAGCGACGTGCTTTGTCAGGACGAGTAGGCCTAGTAACACGGACAATGGAGGGAAGCTGACGGTACTCCCAGCACCTCACCCTTTGCAAGAACCTCATCACATCAGACTGCTTCTTCCTCCATAACTCCGACACATAAGTGTAAGCACCTGCATTTCCGCAACAATACCAATATAGAAATTAATCCACACTCTCAAATctaaaaccttttcttttattgGTAAACGATGTGTatccagaaaaaaaaaattgatgtgCATATAAATATAAGCATCAAGTGAGTACTGAGGAATATGTACAATATAGAAACACTACAGGTTTCGTAATGTGCTAAAAAAAAAATCGAACATGACTTCAAATCTAAAACCAGTTAAACAACTCATCTGCTCATAAAGATAAGCAATTATGTACTTAGCGCAGAAACCCACTTGAAACTTACACAATTAAACCAGATATGTTACATAACCGTTCACAAAAGAGAAGACCCATTTTCCAACATTCAGAGATTTACCGATTCAATGAAAAAAGGCACAcacaaaaataaaaggaaaatgagagaTTTTCGACATTTTGAGAACTTTACCCATTGAATCGCTTCTGGTGTGTCTCTTCTCCTCTAGGATGGGTTGTGGAGGGACTAGGGTTTTACAATGTTACCGTTTTTAAACGATGATTATGACAAAGGTCCTCAACTGGGCCTGTAGCTGGTTACTGGACCAAACACATTGTATGAATGGGAAGGATCTGGGCCTATCTTGTCAGTGGGTTGGGTTTACGGGGATTTGCatttatacccgctttttgggtcacgttttaacttgtgtccgctttgtaAAAaatttgcaagcgtacccactttttcacgTAATTTCAGCAtacgggactgaagtagcaaaaacaatcacgcaaaacttcagcattctagtagacgggcctgtaatagcaaaaattgctgaaccaagtgtgctgaagtttttgtttgtaattgctgaatttAAACATAGTAGCTAAAGTGAGCAGATTGAGAGTTTGACACTTTTAGATAGACGTGAAATTAAAATctcaaagaacaagcgtaaaatagaGTGTGTTATGGAAATTTGTACCAAACTACCACTATTATGCTTAGCTCCACGGTGGGGGCTGATCGGGTCCaagcctgcactactattgagtagcaaggatggtcgatgcagttttacccAACAAGGTCGGGATAGAATCCACAAGGAGTTAACTTGTTTGGAGTTAGGTTTATATCCAAGTAGAGATGCAGattttgctcttaattgcacttccacaaatggTTGGTTTGTTTTCTGCTTCTACTTCTATTCTATAGCATGCATTATTTGAAACTAAGTACAATGCTTTTGTTGTTGATTTTCAAGGGTTTAAAAGGACTAGGatagtgacttccacctaggtggatatctaacgggtagcaagaatctaggacaatcatgtgattaattggggttgtaatatagctatcacacccgggtactcactctataca
This sequence is a window from Nicotiana sylvestris chromosome 3, ASM39365v2, whole genome shotgun sequence. Protein-coding genes within it:
- the LOC104242980 gene encoding large ribosomal subunit protein eL15-like; the encoded protein is MGAYTYVSELWRKKQSDVMRFLQRVRCWEYRQLPSIVRVTRPTRPDKARRLGYKAKQGYVVYRVRVKRGGRKRPVPKGIVYGKPTNQGVTQLKFQRSKRSVAEERAGRKLGGLKVLNSYWINEDSTYKYFEVILVDQAHAAIRNDPRINWICNPVHKHRELRGLTSAGKKYRGLRGKGHLHHKARPSRRATWKRNQTISLRRYR